GCATAAGCTAGCTATTGGAGGAACATGAGAACTTGAATATAAAAGTTCCTCGTTAAAACCATCTTCTACTATTGGAACAGAGTATTCTTGGAAAAGCTCAAATACTTCCTTTCTCCTTTCACCCTTCATTACTATCCCAGTTGGATTATGGTAAGAAGGTATAATATATGCAAGCTTAGGAGGATTACTTCTTAATTCTTCTCTTAATTTATCTATATTAATTCCTTCCTCATCCATATCTACACCAACAATATCAAGCTCCCGTGCTCTCATTATCTTTAAAGCTGTATTATGAGTAGGATTCTCACAAAGAATTCTATCACCTGGTACTGTTAGCGAATTAATTACTATATCAAAACCCTCAGTAAAGCCATTTGTTATTAAGATTTCTTTCCCCTTTGTATTAACACCTTTGTTCTCCATATATTTCATTAGATATTCAATGAGAGCCTTATATCCTCTTGCATATCCATAATTTAATAATTTCTCACCTTCAAGGGACCATGCATTTAAAAAGGCTCTTTTAAATTCATCTAAATCAAATAAGCTTTCATCCGGTGCTATGCTCTTAAAAGAGATCATCCCTTTTTCCCAAGGAATCTCTGTTTTAATGATATCTAGTTCTTCACAGGTGTGGGCATAGCCATTAACCTTTGACTCCCAATCTATATTAAAGCTCTTTTCTGCTACTTTTTTATTAGATGTTACAAAGGTACCTTTTCCTTTAGTACTTTTTATTTTTCCCTCACTTTCTAGTATCTCATAAGCAGTTACTACAGTACTTCTGCTTACCCCCAATATACTACTTAATTCTCTTGTGGAGGGCAGTTTACTTCCATTTTGAAGAATTCCTTTTTCAATATTTTCTTTTATATGATTTTCTATTTGAATATAAATAGCCTCTTCTTTATTAAATTCAAAGGATGAAAAAATCAAATACAAACACCTCTTATACTCTAGGTTTTTTATCACTTACAAGGAGTATTCAATAATCTTATCTAATAACTCACTATACTCCATATTTACCCCTTTTGCACTTTTAGGGAATAATGAATTCTTCGTCATTCCTGGCAAAGTATTTAATTCCAATACATAAGGAATACCATCACTTACTATAATATCAATTCTAACATAAGCCTTGCAATTAAAAATATCCCAGCACTTTTCCCCAATTTCTTTCATCTTATTCTGCAAATCCTCAGTCAATTCTGCTATAGCTTTTTCAGAGCCTCCATCTGTATACTTAGAATTATAGTCATAAAACTCTCCACTAGCTTTTATTGATAGTATTGGAAATATCTCTCCATTTAAAACAGGTATAGTATATTCATTTCCCGGCAAATATTTTTCTACCATAACTTCTTTATCAAACTTTAATGCTTCAGTGATTGCTCTTTCAAGTTCCTGATTATTCTTCGCTAAGAAAGTTCCAACACTAGAACCACCACCATTAGGTTTAACTACAATTGGGTAACCAAGTTCTTTTATTTTTTCCAAGTCAAAAGGTTTATCTTTTCTTACTAAAACTTCTGGTGCAACTGCTATGCCCTCACTCTTTAGTATCCTTTTGGTTTGCTTTTTATCCATACATAAAGCACTGGTTAAAATACCGCAGCCAGAGTAAGGCATATTTATACTTTCAAGTATAGCTTGAACTGCTCCATCCTCGCCAAAAGCTCCATGTAAGGCAATAAAAATAAAGTCCATCCCTTTAACCTTCTCAATCAATTCCTCTTTTGCATCTATAACAATAGGGAATACCTCATATTTATTTCTATCTAAATATTCCACTATACCTTTTCCAGAATGTAATGAAACTTCTCTTTCTGAAGAAACTCCACCCATTAATACTCCTATTTTCATATATATCCCTCCTTTTTCTAATATTATTATATTAATCTCAGAAGGGATATTTAACGTCCACCAATTAAGGAGTTTTGTAAACAAGTGGTAAGGTTCTTATTGTACTCTCTTAAGCTTTAAAAAAATCTTCTTTCCAATTTGTATAATTGCTTCATCCTTTATATCAATGGAATTAATATTATTTATTTTATCGTTATTAACTTTTATTCCTCCTTGTTCCACTAGTCTTTTTACTTCCTTTTTACTTTTTATAATTTCATTATCTACTAGAATTTCAGCTAAATTTATTTCCTCTAATGTCACTTCTATCACATCAATGTCTTCTGGTATTTCTCTTTTTTGAAAAACTATCTTAAATCTCGCTTCTCCTTTTTGAGCACCTTCTTCCCCATGATATAGTTTTACTATTTCTTTTGCTAAAGACATCTTTATATCTCTTGGATTCACAGTTCCCTTTTCTAGTTTCACTTTTATATCACTTATCACATCTGGATGTATATCAGTAACTAGTTCAAAGTACTTGATTATTAGCGAGTCTGGAATTCTCATAGCTTTTTCAAACATTATTTCTGGTGCTTCATCAATACCTATATAATTTCCTAAACTTTTGCTCATTTTCTCTTTTCCATCTGTACCCTCTAATAGTGGCATAAATATTGTTGCTTGAGGTTCTTCTCCATAATGCTTCTGTAGCATCCTACCCATTAGGACATTAAATCTTTGATCAGTTCCTCCTAATTCAATATCTGACTTTAATTCTAATGAATCATACCCTTGCATCAATGGATAAAAGAATTCATGTATTGATATTGGCATATTACTTTCATATCTCTTTTTAAAATCTTCTCTTTCAAGCATTCTTGCAACTGTAGTTGTTGCAGCAAGATTAATTACATCTTGAAAGTTTAACTTTGATAACCACTCGCTGTTAAATCTCACTTCTGTTTTATCTTTATCTAATATCTTAAATATTTGTTCTTCATAAGTTTTGGCATTCTCTAGAACCTCCTCTCTAGTAAGGGCTTTTCTAGTTTTTGATTTTCCTGTAGGATCGCCAATCATACCAGTAAAATCACCTATAACTATAATTGCCTTATGTCCTAAATCTTGAATTTGCTTTATTTTTCTAAGAACTACTGTATGCCCTAAGTGTATATCTGGTGCACTTGGATCAAGCCCTAACTTTACAATAATTTGCCGTTTCTCTTTATTTGCTTTTAGTAACTTACTTTTAAGCTCCTCTAATCCTATTATCTCATCTGCCCCTTTCTCAATAATTTTTAATTGTTCTTCTAAATCATTCATTATATTTATACCTCCTTAAAATAAAAAAAGCTCTCATCCTTTATTAACAAAGGACGAGAGCATTACTCACGTGTTACCACCTAAATTCATTACTATTTCACAATAGTAACCTCTTCAAGTACGCCAATTATAAATTGGTTATACTCTAGCACTATAACGGGTGCAAAATCCGGAAACTGCCTACTAGATTTCTAGAGCTTTTAAAACCCTCTATCTTTCGGAGTACTGCTCAGAGATGTATTCACATTAACTTATCTTGCCCCTCTCACCTACCGGGAACTCTCTTTAAGACTCTGCTTATGCTACTCTTTCTCCTCAACGCTTTCATTTATGAATTTATATAATTCTATACCAAATTAAATTGCTTGTAAATACATTATTTAACTTTTCTATTTAAGCTCAGGAACTACATTAGGAGGTACTTCTCCTTGCACTCCCTTAACTAGGTTCTTAACTGCTACTTCAAACATATCTCTTCTAGTTTCTTCAACTGCAGAACCAATATGCGGAAGAGTTATCACGTTATTCATCTTTAGTAATGGATTATCCTTTTCTACTGGTTCTATTTCAAAAACATCTAATCCAGCCCCCAGTATTTTCTTATTTTCTAGAGCTTCTATTAATGCTTTCTCATTTATAGTTTGCCCTCTTGAGGCATTTATAAATATTGATGATTTTTTCATCAAATCAAATTCTCTGTAACTTATAAGTTCCTTAGTTTCCTTTGTAAGAGGTGTCATAAGCACTATAAAATCAGAAGTTTTTAATAGCTCATCAAATTCACAATATCTTACACCTAAGTTTTTTTCAACACCTAACTTTCTAT
This sequence is a window from Clostridium sp. 'White wine YQ'. Protein-coding genes within it:
- the pdxR gene encoding MocR-like pyridoxine biosynthesis transcription factor PdxR → MFSSFEFNKEEAIYIQIENHIKENIEKGILQNGSKLPSTRELSSILGVSRSTVVTAYEILESEGKIKSTKGKGTFVTSNKKVAEKSFNIDWESKVNGYAHTCEELDIIKTEIPWEKGMISFKSIAPDESLFDLDEFKRAFLNAWSLEGEKLLNYGYARGYKALIEYLMKYMENKGVNTKGKEILITNGFTEGFDIVINSLTVPGDRILCENPTHNTALKIMRARELDIVGVDMDEEGINIDKLREELRSNPPKLAYIIPSYHNPTGIVMKGERRKEVFELFQEYSVPIVEDGFNEELLYSSSHVPPIASLCSNGNGVIYIGSFSKILFPGLRLGWILADKKLISTLESVKRTRNIHTSFLDQGIFYNYMISDSFRKYVKKVRRHYREKYNFTLDKIKEYVPYEYIMGEGGLHIFVKLKGVNSRRVLEACYKKGVVFTAGDIFYTDNKGTETLRIGFSRVSMEDIEKGIRIIGETIKEILEDK
- the tyrS gene encoding tyrosine--tRNA ligase, encoding MNDLEEQLKIIEKGADEIIGLEELKSKLLKANKEKRQIIVKLGLDPSAPDIHLGHTVVLRKIKQIQDLGHKAIIVIGDFTGMIGDPTGKSKTRKALTREEVLENAKTYEEQIFKILDKDKTEVRFNSEWLSKLNFQDVINLAATTTVARMLEREDFKKRYESNMPISIHEFFYPLMQGYDSLELKSDIELGGTDQRFNVLMGRMLQKHYGEEPQATIFMPLLEGTDGKEKMSKSLGNYIGIDEAPEIMFEKAMRIPDSLIIKYFELVTDIHPDVISDIKVKLEKGTVNPRDIKMSLAKEIVKLYHGEEGAQKGEARFKIVFQKREIPEDIDVIEVTLEEINLAEILVDNEIIKSKKEVKRLVEQGGIKVNNDKINNINSIDIKDEAIIQIGKKIFLKLKRVQ
- a CDS encoding D-alanine--D-alanine ligase; the encoded protein is MKIGVLMGGVSSEREVSLHSGKGIVEYLDRNKYEVFPIVIDAKEELIEKVKGMDFIFIALHGAFGEDGAVQAILESINMPYSGCGILTSALCMDKKQTKRILKSEGIAVAPEVLVRKDKPFDLEKIKELGYPIVVKPNGGGSSVGTFLAKNNQELERAITEALKFDKEVMVEKYLPGNEYTIPVLNGEIFPILSIKASGEFYDYNSKYTDGGSEKAIAELTEDLQNKMKEIGEKCWDIFNCKAYVRIDIIVSDGIPYVLELNTLPGMTKNSLFPKSAKGVNMEYSELLDKIIEYSL